TCCTTTAAGATAATAAACTGGAGTACAGTCTTTGAGTCGACGCTGTTTATTCTCTGTGTTCTGTTACCTGCTCGGGCGAATCCACAGGTGGCGCATCTTATCAACCCTTTTCCCCTGCTGAGTACAAAGGTGTGTATGTACATTGTGGGGATAATAACTACTCACCTTTGCATGCTATTTAATTTTCGAGTTGTGCAAATTCATGTGTCTTTGCTCAATTCCCAAATTGgtttgtaaatcctctctgattCCACAATTCACGAGTCAGTGAACAAACCCCGAGTCTGTGATTCATCCCTCAATGTCCGTTTCTCTCGTGAAAATGACTGGAGTGGTGCAGGTGAATCATGGCCTCGCCTCTTTGGGTCACTGGATGATGGGAAGGGAAGATGCAGTAGGCGAGGCGGGAAGGCAACCATCCCTCGCAGATGCTGAACAGTGGAGCAGCAGCCTCCACATAGGATGACTATTCTTCACTATTTCCTCCACATGTGTAGGATACATCATCCAATGTGGCTGATGCTGGGGTATGGGTGAGGACCAGGGCATATCTGTTTTGCGGTGTCTAGAAGAAGAGGCGAGAGCAGGATATGGATGAGATGTGGACAGAGGCTCTGTCCAATACAGTAGAGGGGAAGCAATGGTTCAAGAAGAAAAACATTTCAGGGGCACATCCACATTATTGGAGCACTTGTGGGCAAGACAGACGAACTGAGAGAGCGAAATGGAGGCAGGGTGGAGGAGGTCCAACCTAAGGGAGGCTGTGGGCTTGTGGTGGATGCTGGTGTCCAGCCTATCACAGGATAGAGGAGAGACCTGGAATGGATGAGGAGATGGGCCGTGTGAAGATGAGAGCGGGGTGGAAACTGACATTAGCGAGTGGAGGAAGTAGCAGTAACGCGATCCTGGATGTAACGGGGGAGAATTGGGGGAATGGCGGAAACAGCGCTGAAACCGTCTCTCACAACAACAACAAcgcaagcgctggaggaactcagtgggtcgggcagcatctgcagaagcaacgctgcctgacccgctgagttactcaaatactttgtgttttttttaaaccagcatctgcagtttcttgccacAACAAGACGGTGGGGGCTGTGGCAAGAAACTACCCAAGGCCGCCCCTCGTGTCGGGGACACGAACCCTCCGTGTGAGGGCTGATGTCGGGTTGGACCAGCCTGCCAGGTGTTTCCGTCTCTTCATTTTAAATTACCCGAGGAGGAGATCGGTGCGGTGGTAAGCGGGGAGTTGCAGCCTCGCCCAGCGGACAGGAATGAAGTCAGCGGATGGAGCCGCCCCGAGTCCGGGGGAGCGGAGAATCCTGCGCTTCTTCagcaccgcccctcccacagcacaGCCCCTCCCACATCACAGCCCCTCCCACATCACAGCCCCTCCATCAGCACCGCTCCCTGGCATTTCACTGCTTGCAAGGCGTCCTATTCGCTGTGAAAATGTGGGATTCGTGCAAACGTGAGAAAATAAGACAAACACGATCGAGCCTTGTACATACACACAGGCAGGAGCGGTTGTACATGGGGTATAATATAGGGGACACAATGTATTGATACGCGGCAGGTGTTGAGATCTTCTGAAGTTGGACCTACTATAGAAATCTAGATGAATGATTGATCTGTGCATCTGTTAGGGGCTGGAATAAGCATAAATACTGACAGAGGGGTGTGGACAGCACTGGCCTGTCCCACCCTGCAACGTCCCCATAACGCAACACcatgaccctcccccccccccccccccccacacacacacacgtgtggctCCCTCAACTCTTTAGCAAtaacaaaagtgccggagaaaaagtgaacgtcgcctatccattccctccacagatgctgcctgacccgctgtgttcctccataactttgtgttttgcacaggattccagcatctgcagttccttgtgtctccttcagATCTTAGTCTGAAACGCATGTCGCCCACGAGGTTCCCTCCAAGCCTCGGGGAATAAGTGTCGGTAACATTGAGCACCCCCGCCCTCACGTTGTATACTTCCTTACAGTATAGAAGGAGACGAATCGGCCAATTGAGCTTGGGCCAACTCTCCGATCAATCCCACCCCAACTCCCCAGGACCGGCCTCTCTCACGTCCACAGTGCTGGGGTGAAGACAAGGGAGACAGATAATTCAATAGAATGTTATTCAATAGAATAAAAATCttcgtttattttttaatttacacaATTTGTTAAATAGAATGTAATGAGTTAGATATATTTGATGCTTCCACACGATGGCCTGAGGGTtacaatgagagagagaaagttgTCATTTCCTGATGAATTTTGAAATCTGTAGCGAGAGCAGTTGCAGAGTTCAGGGATGATTGGACAGAATGACTCAGCATTTGTCTGCTCACCTACGCGCTCAGGATTCGCACACTCCTCACTTGGTGTAACctttcaccatctgcagttcatccaCGGGTTTCCATTTCTGACTGACGGTCATGAACTGCCAGGAGAAAAAACGGCAAGGCTTTAATCGTTCCGCGAAACAGGCGTCGTGGCACAGATGTACATAAACAATTGTACTGTCATCGGCAGTGAAACTGCACTGATCCAGTGTGAGAGCCAGTGGCCATTGGACCGGTCTCTGGACTGAGATGGAAGTCGGATGTTTGAAGGAGCAGGTGGGGGATTGAGGTCCCGCCTGTGTGATTCAAGTCTTCTATCACAGGCTCAGATCGTTCTCTGAACACTAGTGGTGGTATATTCGGAACGAACTGCcagtccccccaacccccccccccccccccccccccccacacacacacaacaaaacgCTCCCATTGTGTATGTGTCCTTTACCCCAACTTCACCGCCGCCACGTTCCAGGTCATTCTGGTTAACAAACTGTTCCACAGGCATTAGGCCGGGGGCCGGAGGACACATTTCCGACCAGTTGACTTTATTTCCTGAGACAGTGGAATGAAACAGGCTGGGCCACCACTGACTTCGAACGCCACATTTGGATCCGTGacccacatttggagcattgcccTATCCTCCTCTGGAACCCGGTGGACACTGTTCTGAggcaggatcccaacccgaaacgccgaccatgtatctgtctccacagatgctgcccgacccgctgagtatttccagcagttttactctgctccagtttccagcataTGTATCTCGAGAAATTCCCCCACGTAACTAGCGCGTCCACAGGAGCAACCCAAACCCAACACTAAATGCTGTTGGTGCTGCATTTCCTCGgcgcctcccccctcccacagtgcgcgGCTCCCTCACACCTGGGTCTGAAGCTCTCATCTCCCGCGAggttccctccaaaccccatcagGCCTCCGAGAGCATTTGTCCGCCCACCCTCCCATATAGTGCTCATTCCACCCTCCCATCAATCCCACCCCCAAGGACTGGTCTCTTGCACAAAACCATCGGAGCCACcagcttctccccctcacccacatTTGGGGAATTCACAGCCGATTAACCCACATCGTCGTTGGAGGAAAGCGAGCTcctggagaggagggggtaacGCGGTGACAcgggaacatgcaaaccccacgcaGACAGCATCGGAGGGCGGGATCGAACCCACGCCACCAGCGCTGGGAAACAGCGGCCCTCCCGCGGCGCCATCACTGACGCACCGGCACAGCCCCGCCCCCCTGTTGTCCAGTGAACTCCCTTTTCCCTCGCCAACATCCTTTTCCATCGGCCATCGCCTCTCTTGCCGGTAAAAGCAAACTTCATCACCTCCTCGAGTCtcgctccacccccctcctcccgtcCCCGCcacgtctcctcccctccctctaatcccccctcccatccctcctctcGCATCCTCCCATCCTCCGCCCCCCCTCTAATCctcgctccccctctccatcccgtTCCTCCCACCCTCTAAAACccgctcctcccctccatccccttaatctgcccatatccctccccgctcccccccacctcaatactccttcccccctcccccccttctccccccatctcttccatcaccccccccccccccccccccccctcccgctctccAGCCGCGGCCCCACCCGTCTGGTCACCAGGATACTCTTACATCAAGATGTTGCCCAACATCGCGACCAGCCCGCTCCGGGAATCAGTGACTCAGCCGCTTTCCCATCAAATGTTATAAAGTCAGAGCTATGAGGTTACCTTCTGAGGTTTGTTCGGGTCTATGTTCTCCCATGGGGTAGGATTGTGCGTCTTATCGATTCTAAATAGAGAGAAATGAACTTCAGAAATGTTTTATCATCCAAAAAGTATCCGATCGCACGGCTGgtgtactacatccagatcctgatccccccccccccccccaacacacacgtcTAGACAAACACACCAAGACCGGAAACCACCAAACGCGCACCCCAACATACAGACACATCCTTGAACACATACACAGTGATGCTTGTTGCACTTCAACATCTGCAACAGGTCCCCggcccctgtcccctgtctcccgGCCGGGACCGGATACTTACATGACATCGCTCTTGGTGACGAGGAAGTAATGCCGGCGCTGGTACAGAACGAGGCGGCGGTGGCCATCAGGCCGATCAGGGGGATgagctgcgggacagacagcatcggtCACCATGGGCTCCGAATGCGGCATCGGAGCCCGATTGAAAAGCAACGGGTCTAACAGAAGCGGCTACTCGGCTGCTGCAAACACCCGGGGAAAGTCAACAACAGCGGGCCGGGCGAAGCTCAGCGCGCCGGGCAGCGGGTGAAGAGGGAGGACTGCGGTCAAGAAACGGACTAAACTgtcgggaagaagagggggagacagGCCGAGCGGCAACAGTGGTTCGGGAACAGACCGGGGGGTGATAGAGATGGAGCGGTCGGTGGCATAAGGGAGACGGGCCGATAGGCCATAATGGGGGGGGATGCTGTCGATGGGCCGATCGGTCCGGTGGCTCACGGAGACGGGCTGggcgtgatagaaacatagaaaacaggtgcaggagtaggtacccgttcctgctttctccccgtagcccttgattctgttggtgccaagagctaaatctaactctttctgatGGAGGGGACGGGCCGAGTGGTCAGGGAGGATAGGACGATcggaagggggtgggtggggttggtTCACCTCCTTCCTCCGGCGGAGCATCGTGAAAAAGTTCGACATCTTCGCAGCGCTTGTCCCGATGATACCGGAAAATGAGAAACGAGCGTCGTAGCCTAGTTTTGAAACACCGGTCACAAACGGCCCCGCCCACCCGCCACATGCCCCGCCCACCCCTGCTAGCCCCGCCCCCTCCTCTGCTCGCCCCGCCCACTCCCATGATAGCCCCGCCCACTCCACCTGAGTTCAGCAGCGACGAGACTCCGGTCACGTCCACAGCAGAGACAGAGGGTGGAACGACTGGGGCGGGGCAAGGCCGCGAGCGCTAAGGTGCAGGTGGAGGAAGTCATAGTCATATTTCCACTGCTGTGTTAGTTTTCCAGCATTTGGCCCCTGGCCCAGGAACTTATCACACAGATCCCCTCTACATCAATactttattttaaacaaatattATCTATAGCTACTATGGGAAATATAGGTTATTGCAGAATACCATATCTATATTCATCATAATTTCATACACTTTTAATATGTCCCCTCTTAAGCCACTCCACTTTAGGGAAAACAGACCCAGCTTCAAATTAAGGGAAGTGGTGATGGAAAAGGTGTACGGGAGAGGAGGGGCGAAGGAAAGGTTATGGGGTACGAGAAGCTGGGGAGTATTGGAATGAGAAGATGGGGAGTATTGGAATGAGATGCTAAGAGGGAGGGATATGCAGGGAGGAGTATGTGAACTTTGTGGGATGTAGAGAAGGGGTGTACATAATGGTAGGGGACAAAGTTGCAGGAAGGGAAGGGATTGTGGAGGAGACATGGAATGGAGATGGAAAGAGGGGAAGTGGTGTGGTGGAAAAGAGGTGGGAAGGAATTGTGGGGAGAGGAAGGGTGCgtgcagggggtatggagaggggagggtgctTTGGTGAGCTGAAACCCAAGTCATGATTGTGAGGATCCCAGTAATGGGTTTTGGTTGTCTAACATGGTAAAGTCAATCCCATCCCTTCAGGGTCTGATTCATGTTAAACTCTGtgttgtattgtgttctttttacccgtatggctgtatggcaactcaaatctcactgtaccaattggtgcatgtggcaataaatgtaacCGGAACTAGATTGCAGTTATTGCTCAGATATAGGTGCACCATCAGAATCATTCTTGTAATTTGCCCGAGCCCTCCATCATCATCCTTGAGGTGTCCCATGTCCCATGGCGGCAGATCAGTGTGATATAGGTGCAAGGGCCTCAACATTGCCTCCAGGTCCCCAGTCTCATGACATCATGAGAAACATAACAAAGGAAACCTTCTAGTTACCACCCACCATTCAGCATTCCCTCTTAATTTGCTTAATGAGGGCTCCTCCATGTTGAACAacaagatttagctcttagggcgaagtGAATGAAGAGGTATGgggggaacagggtactgattttggatgattagccatgatcatattgaatggtgatgctggcacaaagggccgaatggcctactcctgcatctactttctatgtttctaaagcagtACTGAAACTAGCAAAAGTACAGAATGTTGAACCTCTAGGGGCTGTCCACCCCCAGCAGGATTTTGTAGCACCATCCCAGACTAAACTGGCAGAAGCATGAAGGACGGAGTAGTCAGAATGAGTCGATAGCAGATGGTGATGATCCAACCTAGCTTTGTCCAATCCTGTCTATCTGTAGTAAATACATCTGTCCATGCCCACACTGACAGCTTCAACTGACAGACAGGGAGATTTCACAAAttttacaatatttattttacTAACTCCAGAAGGGCAATGGAAGTGGTTGGAGTGTTGGATTTAGGTTGACTGTCCTGCAAGGATTCTGGTGCCAGTTTGAACCATTGCTAGCATTATGTACAAGACCAGTGTCCTGGACGTTTAAGGAACAGCAATGGAGACATCTCAGGACTTGTATTTTGGAAGATTTGAAGAGCAATACAAGTGGGTCCTGCCAGAGCTCTCTACATTTAGATATCAGAATATTTTTGTGTTACCTTTCACCTCCACCCTCAATTACCTCCATCGGTTACCTTCCCTCGGTACATCAACTGAATTTACTAAATTTCACCTCTTTTTCTGCTTCTTTGTCCAGTTTGGGTTGAATTTGTTCCGTTAAACTTTCCTGCCTTCCTCTTTCTGGTAGCCGAGGGTACAGCCCAGCTGCTCTTTCCCTCATTCTTATCAGTGACTCCATCTCTCTCTACACCTTCCTCAAAGTCACAAGCAACTTGCATTTATCATCCATCCCAAATCTTTTTCAAGCTTACTTTTCCAGCACATTGCTCTGCAGATTACATCTCATGTACCATTGTGGCATCCACACTAATGTAAACATAAACTCTTTTTTGCAGAGCATGCTAATGCAATGCTTCAAGGTCTTCTTTTGTATACTTCACCCTCCATCCATCATGCCTCACACGTGCCCAGTAGAACAGCAGTGGAAAAGCCCAAGATTCTGAGACTCTCAATGTAGACCTCTTCGTTCGAAACTCACCATTCTTTCTCACTTAAATTGTTACAACAAATTCCATCACAATTACAACTGCATTCTTTagatatttaatatttttttacaatTCTATTTTCTACTTTATAAAGTCACACTTACAGATTGAAGTATAAAAAATACTTCTACATTTattcaaaataaaacacaataaatCTTTAAGCAGTTGTGATTCATTTGTCCATGGCTGAACCAGTGATTTGGCAAAAGGTCAAAGGTTACATACTCTGGAATCAATGGTCACATTCCTGGGTTCCTAGCTGAGAACAGGTTGCAGTAAAAGTCAAAGTGCTGGTCAGTTAGTGAAGGTTGAAAACTCTGAAGAGAGTTCATGAAGTGCATTTGTGTCACTGCGGCAGCATCAAGCCCATTTTCTTGTAGAGACAATAACGCAGCCTGTCAGAGGAATAAGAGATGAAAATTAAACATCTGACGACTCTGTGGTATAAGTTACAGGACACATAGAGGTGTCCGCACAGCCCAGGCCAGTCTGGGGACATAATCATGCCAAACTGGAGCTGTTGTGTCAGAGAGGGGAtgggccagaggaggtggtggtggaataaATGGGACTGAGGGGCAAGGTTTTTGAGATCAAGAAGTGGGGCTTTCCCAAGGTTGACTGATTACACTGGGAACATTGAATGAACAAGGAAGTTGAAACCGAAAGTGAAACACAAATTCTTGCAACAATTCCAAGAAGTTCAGCAGCAGAGTAATAAACAAGTGCAGAGTGCAACAAACCGAACAAGAGTTTGGTTACCAGGTCAGTGCAGCTGGTGTCCTTCATCTGACTACTTCactctacagatgctacctgactcactgaattcctccagcactttgttgtctgGTCGATAATCTAGGGCTGGACTAATCTCGTAATACAGCAGAGAGCATAAATTTATAAAATTGTAATTTTTCTCACAGGAGATAATGGATACAAACAGCTGATATTTAGTGTCCATCCCTAACCATGCCTGAACTGAGGAAGCAGTTTAAAGTTGTTGGATCTGGATTCGTGGGTGACAGAAAGGGTGAGGACGGCAGACTTTCTCGCACAGAAATTAATGAACCAGCTGTGATTAAGACAATTTGGTGGTTTCACTATTATCAATCCTGAGATTAATTTAATTCCAGattcatttaattaattaaaGTTAAATGCCTTGTAGCCATGGAGGGATTCagagcatcacactgaatcaatGGTCTGCACTCCAGATACCCATGCAATGGTGTAACCACTTCATGGTCATCCTCATCTACCTCTTCTGTactaaattctggaatgaaaagCTGGAGTCTGTGCTGCAATGATTCAATGGGCTTGTGTGGTCAGGGAAGGAAACCTGGTGTCTTTACCCCGTGGGCAATGCAGTACCCACAGCAATGAAATGGGCCGCATTCCCTCAGTGATGACAAAACATCACATTGATGGCAGATTTATACAGTTACAGAACTCAGCAGCCACACAGAGAAGCAATCCGCAGATATGCATGCCAGGTATGTTCAGGTTAGTTTCAGATTTTCATCATCCGCAACAATTTAGATATATGCAGAGGACTTCAGTAGATTTGCAAAGTATTGCAATGGCTAGAGGATGTGTTGTGATAACAGTAAATGCCTCAAGAAAATGGCTGTTTCACCATAACACAGCAGCAGCAATCATTGAGTTACACCACCTCAACCTGTGCATTCACCTCGGGTAAGCAGACAGTAGAGTTACAGTTCTCTTGCTGTGTTTCAGCAAACTGAATGCATCTGCCAATTTCCCCAACGATGTTCACATCCCACGTAAGCAGTTATACTGCCCCTGGGACGAGGCATTATAAACTAACGGCATGACAAACTCACCGCAGTGCCTGACGTCTGAGGACACTTATGGTTCCAACTCAGCATTGCTTTGCTAGTTTAAGGTACATGGAGCTCCAGCCTTGTCTGACCTGCACCACAATCCACATTTCTCTGTTCACTCAAAATCTAAAATGCATCTCTACTTCCCTTTAAAGagtttgtttttacatttttgcccTTTCCCTGTTC
The genomic region above belongs to Leucoraja erinacea ecotype New England chromosome 33, Leri_hhj_1, whole genome shotgun sequence and contains:
- the c33h15orf48 gene encoding LOW QUALITY PROTEIN: normal mucosa of esophagus-specific gene 1 protein (The sequence of the model RefSeq protein was modified relative to this genomic sequence to represent the inferred CDS: inserted 1 base in 1 codon), which gives rise to MSNFFTMLRRRKELIPLIGLMATAASFCTSAGXYFLVTKSDVIIDKTHNPTPWENIDPNKPQKFMTVSQKWKPVDELQMVKGYTK